A region of Jonquetella anthropi DSM 22815 DNA encodes the following proteins:
- the saoT gene encoding thioredoxin-like (seleno)protein SaoT, which translates to MTKVEFINTCPCCDGYGDVLRDLQKRFPDKIDLKIYYVGKDFDYLPKYGPITRGTMIINGTDRYEDLSRRSIEKIISEAIGEEL; encoded by the coding sequence ATGACGAAAGTTGAGTTTATCAACACGTGCCCTTGCTGCGATGGGTACGGCGATGTTTTGAGGGATCTTCAGAAGCGCTTTCCAGACAAAATCGACTTGAAGATCTACTACGTTGGCAAAGATTTCGATTATCTGCCGAAGTACGGTCCGATCACGCGAGGAACGATGATTATCAACGGCACGGACCGCTATGAGGATTTGAGCCGCCGCTCTATCGAAAAGATCATCTCAGAGGCGATCGGCGAGGAGTTATGA
- a CDS encoding DUF4357 domain-containing protein — protein MAKGIIYVMSTVVPGLIKIGKTGTENFESRMYNLERNGYFNVVGLRRRFAIEVDEYDEKEKLLDEIFSKNRVPNSELFALDIELVVQLLSSLEGRQVFPKNKTKEDTFTIADRKRREREDWNKVPDGQYFISGSKKNFGKIKATMHVENGTFIVERGSVCVPFADGKVQPGFIGNARIEENILQEDVPCSSPSAAGALVLGRSTNGWTAWKDSSGRLIDVYRMPEPDEKEVAQKGH, from the coding sequence ATGGCAAAGGGAATCATCTATGTAATGTCGACCGTTGTTCCGGGACTGATCAAAATAGGCAAGACCGGGACGGAGAACTTTGAGTCAAGGATGTATAACCTTGAGCGGAATGGATACTTCAACGTCGTCGGGCTGCGGCGGAGATTTGCTATTGAAGTGGATGAGTATGACGAAAAAGAGAAACTGCTTGATGAGATCTTCAGCAAAAACCGCGTTCCCAATTCCGAATTGTTTGCCCTCGATATAGAGCTGGTCGTTCAGTTGCTTTCGTCATTGGAAGGGCGTCAAGTGTTCCCAAAGAACAAGACGAAAGAGGATACCTTTACCATAGCTGACCGTAAACGCCGGGAGAGAGAAGACTGGAACAAGGTTCCGGACGGGCAGTATTTTATTTCTGGAAGCAAAAAGAACTTTGGCAAAATAAAAGCCACGATGCACGTTGAGAATGGCACCTTCATCGTCGAGAGGGGAAGCGTCTGCGTTCCCTTCGCTGACGGCAAAGTGCAGCCCGGTTTTATTGGGAACGCACGAATAGAGGAGAACATACTGCAGGAAGATGTCCCCTGCAGTTCGCCGTCCGCCGCAGGAGCGCTTGTCTTGGGGCGAAGTACCAACGGCTGGACGGCGTGGAAAGACAGCTCAGGCCGTTTGATAGACGTTTACCGCATGCCCGAGCCAGATGAAAAAGAGGTGGCTCAGAAAGGACATTAG
- a CDS encoding Dps family protein: MKKLDIYLANLVVGNIKLHNLHWNVKGFAFKQVHEYLESLYDEVFEKMDEVAELQKMKGEFPKASVKQSLELASVKELEDKSWDVKEAVTIALEYVKEMKKLALEIRSEVDEKDNFALANMMEDHIAGYSKEIWFMESMLA; this comes from the coding sequence ATGAAAAAACTTGATATCTATTTGGCAAATCTGGTCGTTGGCAACATTAAGCTGCACAACCTGCACTGGAACGTGAAGGGCTTCGCTTTTAAGCAGGTGCACGAGTACCTTGAGTCCCTGTACGACGAGGTCTTTGAGAAGATGGACGAGGTGGCCGAGCTGCAGAAAATGAAGGGCGAGTTTCCGAAGGCGTCGGTCAAGCAGAGCCTTGAGCTGGCTTCCGTGAAGGAGCTGGAGGACAAGAGCTGGGACGTCAAAGAAGCGGTGACCATCGCCCTTGAGTACGTGAAGGAAATGAAGAAGCTGGCCCTTGAGATCCGCTCCGAGGTGGACGAGAAAGATAATTTCGCTCTGGCCAATATGATGGAAGATCACATTGCTGGCTACAGCAAGGAGATCTGGTTCATGGAGAGCATGCTGGCATAA
- a CDS encoding dipeptidase: MKKSRITPLVLSTIVLAATSAWSCTDVLVGRLASADGSVITSHTADGAFYNARVTFIPGGKHEKGSTTPVFWNITNEEYGEPVKIGEIPQVEETYGYYNVGYPFMNEWGLAFGESTVSQKMEMKSFRPDAKAILTIEQLEVLALQRCKTAREAIKTMGELAEKYGFLGSCDYEGESLCIADTKEAWVFELRSVGFTWQPNSGKPGAIWVARRVPDDMVTVTCNVSRIQEVHPEDTENYMASKNYQQFAIDMGWWDPKSGEPFNWTKAYSPLLGGWAISSDWVRNRLYYTYSKLDPDREWDPWAEVTSYPFAIKPKKKVSVQDVQELLRSHMDGTIFDMYNADQWFIRDGDQLAKSPLASPFPTSAQRRLLQIPYSRPIAKWDCAYSFVAQVRDGMPKEATTVLWFGYDNPHTTCYVPIYNGVVDTPKSWRTFDRNLYSPDSAQWKFMLVDDLALEKYASSMKTLTKVRTPLEKKMFEDVAKMDEKLKAEKDPAARTKMATEFTNKCMTEVEEAWKNLGYQLISDNTNNK, from the coding sequence GTGAAAAAATCTCGTATTACTCCGCTCGTTCTCAGCACGATCGTACTCGCGGCGACCAGTGCATGGAGCTGCACGGACGTTCTCGTTGGCCGACTGGCCTCCGCAGACGGCTCGGTCATCACATCCCATACGGCTGACGGCGCGTTCTACAACGCCCGCGTCACCTTTATCCCCGGAGGCAAGCACGAAAAGGGTTCCACCACGCCTGTATTCTGGAACATCACCAACGAAGAATACGGCGAGCCGGTGAAAATTGGCGAGATTCCTCAGGTAGAAGAAACCTACGGTTACTACAACGTCGGGTATCCCTTCATGAACGAATGGGGACTGGCTTTCGGCGAGAGCACCGTCTCCCAGAAGATGGAAATGAAGTCCTTCCGTCCTGACGCCAAAGCCATTCTCACCATTGAACAGCTTGAAGTCTTGGCGCTTCAGCGCTGCAAGACGGCCCGCGAAGCCATCAAGACGATGGGAGAGCTGGCCGAGAAGTACGGGTTCCTCGGCTCCTGCGACTACGAAGGCGAAAGCCTCTGCATCGCCGACACGAAGGAAGCGTGGGTGTTCGAACTCCGCTCCGTCGGGTTCACTTGGCAGCCCAACAGCGGCAAGCCCGGCGCCATCTGGGTCGCCCGCCGAGTCCCCGACGACATGGTCACGGTGACCTGCAACGTCAGCCGCATTCAGGAAGTTCACCCCGAAGACACCGAAAACTACATGGCGAGCAAAAACTACCAGCAGTTTGCCATCGACATGGGCTGGTGGGATCCCAAGAGCGGCGAGCCCTTCAACTGGACGAAGGCCTATTCCCCCCTGCTGGGCGGCTGGGCGATCTCGTCCGACTGGGTCCGCAACCGGCTGTACTACACCTACAGCAAACTTGATCCTGACCGCGAGTGGGATCCTTGGGCAGAAGTAACCAGTTACCCGTTCGCCATCAAGCCGAAGAAGAAAGTGTCCGTTCAGGACGTGCAGGAACTCCTGCGGTCTCACATGGACGGAACGATTTTCGACATGTACAACGCCGACCAGTGGTTCATCAGAGACGGCGACCAGCTGGCGAAGAGTCCCTTGGCCTCTCCGTTCCCCACGTCAGCCCAGCGCCGCCTGCTGCAGATCCCCTACTCGCGCCCGATCGCCAAGTGGGACTGCGCCTACAGCTTCGTCGCCCAAGTGCGCGACGGCATGCCGAAAGAAGCCACGACGGTTCTGTGGTTCGGCTACGACAACCCGCACACGACCTGCTACGTGCCCATTTACAACGGCGTCGTCGACACGCCCAAGTCTTGGCGCACGTTCGACCGGAACCTTTATTCGCCCGACTCGGCCCAGTGGAAGTTCATGCTCGTTGACGACCTGGCGCTCGAAAAATACGCCAGCAGCATGAAAACCTTGACGAAAGTCCGGACTCCGCTGGAAAAGAAAATGTTCGAAGACGTCGCCAAGATGGACGAAAAGCTTAAGGCCGAAAAGGATCCGGCCGCCCGTACCAAGATGGCCACCGAGTTCACCAACAAATGCATGACTGAAGTCGAAGAGGCTTGGAAGAACCTCGGCTATCAGCTCATCAGCGACAACACGAACAACAAGTAG
- a CDS encoding ankyrin repeat domain-containing protein: protein MRRLAMCILAAQLVASTAWGAVRPVDFFYRLRSGTLEQATGDFSDGASASWTEKDGTTPLMAATENQNQKVLYHVLVSGGLKTLNAQDEQGQTALVRACGNKNVNPEVVRLLILAGAKLDIRDNRDRTAYSLAKMNPSIRKSDVYKMITDRLAGITPC, encoded by the coding sequence ATGAGACGTCTGGCAATGTGTATTCTTGCTGCCCAGCTGGTCGCTTCGACGGCATGGGGCGCCGTTCGGCCTGTTGACTTCTTTTATCGTCTGCGGTCTGGGACTCTCGAGCAGGCGACTGGGGATTTTTCGGACGGGGCGTCGGCTTCTTGGACCGAAAAGGACGGGACGACGCCTCTGATGGCGGCGACTGAGAACCAAAATCAGAAAGTGCTGTATCACGTGCTCGTTTCAGGCGGGCTGAAGACGCTGAACGCTCAGGATGAGCAGGGACAGACGGCGTTAGTTCGGGCGTGCGGTAACAAAAACGTTAATCCTGAGGTGGTTCGGCTGCTGATTCTCGCAGGGGCGAAGCTGGATATTCGGGATAATCGGGATCGGACGGCCTATTCGCTCGCCAAGATGAACCCGTCCATCCGAAAAAGTGATGTGTACAAAATGATTACCGACCGGCTGGCGGGCATCACGCCGTGCTGA
- the gltX gene encoding glutamate--tRNA ligase, with translation MNNTVRVRFAPSPTGALHIGGAHTALFNWLWARHCGGSFILRIEDTDRERSTAEYEETIMSGMKWMNLDWDEGPDVGGSFGPYRQTERLGLYRQYAQQLLDEGKAYKDGNAVIYRVPLGLDIGFDDQVFGHIDVKSDSLIDGRNGQMKDIVLIKSDGFPTYNYAVVVDDHTMNITHVIRGDDHVSNTPKQVLLYRALGWNMPQFAHLPMILGPDKKKLSKRHGATSVYEYRDLGYMPSSIFNFLCLLGWAPAGDVEIFDRDLAVEQFQLSDIIRKPSVFDMDKLNYINGAHLAKLPTARKLELVKHFWEDEGIDCSNLSMDYLDKAFALMGGRGKTCRELAEFSDYFVGFAPVTKRYDASDLTDDDRALLRKFFTQMTARPEWIGHQLEEFARQWCTDNGCKLKQVAMPLRWCLTGYKVSPGIFEIAELLGREETTRRLSHWGLIER, from the coding sequence ATGAACAACACGGTGCGAGTTCGTTTTGCCCCCAGTCCGACCGGAGCGCTTCACATCGGCGGCGCCCACACGGCCCTTTTCAACTGGCTGTGGGCCCGTCACTGCGGCGGCTCTTTTATCCTTCGGATTGAAGACACCGACCGGGAGCGGTCCACCGCCGAGTACGAAGAGACCATTATGTCGGGCATGAAGTGGATGAACCTTGACTGGGATGAGGGCCCCGACGTCGGCGGCAGCTTCGGACCGTACCGTCAGACCGAACGGCTTGGCCTGTACCGCCAGTACGCTCAGCAGCTTTTGGACGAAGGGAAGGCCTACAAGGACGGCAACGCGGTCATCTATCGGGTGCCGCTCGGGCTCGACATCGGCTTCGACGATCAGGTATTCGGCCACATCGACGTGAAGAGCGACTCGCTCATCGACGGGCGAAACGGCCAGATGAAGGACATCGTCCTTATCAAGAGCGACGGCTTCCCCACCTACAACTATGCCGTCGTCGTGGACGACCACACGATGAACATCACCCACGTCATCAGAGGCGACGACCACGTGTCCAATACGCCCAAGCAGGTTCTCCTGTACCGCGCCTTGGGCTGGAACATGCCCCAGTTCGCCCACCTGCCGATGATCCTTGGGCCGGACAAGAAAAAACTGTCCAAGCGCCACGGAGCGACCAGCGTTTACGAGTACCGCGACCTCGGCTACATGCCCAGCTCGATCTTCAACTTCCTCTGCCTGCTCGGTTGGGCGCCTGCCGGCGACGTGGAAATTTTCGACCGGGATCTGGCCGTCGAACAGTTCCAGCTGTCCGACATTATCCGCAAGCCGTCGGTCTTCGACATGGACAAGCTCAACTACATCAACGGCGCTCATCTGGCAAAACTGCCGACAGCCCGAAAACTTGAGCTCGTCAAGCACTTCTGGGAAGACGAAGGGATCGACTGCTCGAACCTGTCGATGGACTACTTGGACAAAGCGTTCGCCCTGATGGGCGGCCGCGGAAAGACCTGCCGGGAGCTGGCCGAGTTCTCCGACTACTTCGTCGGATTCGCGCCGGTCACCAAACGGTACGACGCGTCGGATCTGACCGATGACGACCGCGCTCTCCTGCGGAAGTTCTTCACCCAGATGACCGCCCGGCCGGAGTGGATTGGCCACCAGCTGGAAGAGTTCGCCCGCCAGTGGTGCACCGACAACGGCTGCAAACTTAAGCAGGTCGCCATGCCCCTTCGGTGGTGCCTGACCGGCTATAAAGTCAGCCCGGGCATCTTTGAAATCGCCGAACTTCTCGGCCGGGAAGAAACGACCCGCCGGCTGTCCCACTGGGGACTCATCGAACGGTAA
- a CDS encoding DNA polymerase yields MTERRILLVDGHGIAFRAFFALPEMTAPNGTHTNAAVGFFNMLGRAVTAHQPDRVVVAFDMKGPTFRHELFADYKANRPATPPEFSEQMPIIHQLLASAGIDVMESAGLEADDLIGAAACQWSEDAQILILSSDKDILQVLGPGVTILRPAKGVSDVEIVTAESFAQEWGFPPRLMVDYLALVGDKVDNVPGVPSVGDKTAKRLLSSYGSIEGILEHADEQTPALRKKLGEFGAQALETRKLTKLRCDVDMTQFENQSAQPDEKSFNAVLDGLAINHRLARPFFPTQAASEGQGADEPQVDDVETIVLYPEPAEEVPLTTLIGAPRLAVDVSDDGETASVCAPGGQWWSGPLAELKGESGVLSRRKVYCSDLKRLFGLTGLSGSWDLKTAHYLLHPDLTAHGLPDLADGLPFGPERTLRLFPLAEDLNEKIESYGMTDLMKTVDLPLLPALVRMEQAGVHLDGPAMVAFTAQLEASLDRVSGEILTYAGGPINLNSPKQVGELLFEKLGLPVIKRTAQKGYSTDVSVLETLCRSVGDICPVPALLLEHRELSKMLSGFAVPLAAASRDGLIHSTFEAQTTGTGRLSSRDPNLQNLPNYSELGGQLCRCLTAGPGGVFVAADYSQIELRVLAHLSGERRLREIFEAGRDIHTETAAMILGIPADSVTKEQRRMAKTVTFGLLYGMSAFGLADRLSVGQAEARGIMDAYFAALPGVREYVDATVAEARRRGYSQTAYGRIRPLDEVATGRQTDRGHARRVAINSPVQGTAADITKMAMIAVDRELTAAGVPMVLQVHDSIVCRTTPENAESVGKKLAELMTGAVKLSVPLAVETKTGKTLADV; encoded by the coding sequence ATGACAGAACGGCGAATACTTCTTGTTGACGGCCATGGCATCGCGTTTCGGGCGTTTTTTGCCCTGCCGGAAATGACGGCGCCCAACGGGACGCACACCAACGCGGCCGTCGGCTTCTTCAACATGCTGGGCCGAGCCGTAACGGCTCACCAGCCCGACAGAGTTGTCGTGGCGTTTGACATGAAGGGCCCGACGTTTCGCCACGAGCTCTTCGCCGACTACAAGGCGAACCGCCCGGCCACGCCGCCGGAGTTCAGCGAGCAGATGCCGATTATCCATCAGCTGCTGGCGAGCGCCGGGATCGACGTGATGGAGTCCGCCGGGCTGGAAGCGGACGACCTGATCGGCGCGGCGGCCTGCCAGTGGAGCGAGGACGCCCAGATCCTGATCCTGTCATCGGACAAGGATATACTTCAGGTGCTGGGGCCGGGAGTGACGATCCTCAGGCCGGCCAAGGGCGTCTCGGACGTCGAAATCGTAACCGCTGAGTCGTTCGCCCAAGAGTGGGGCTTCCCCCCCCGCCTGATGGTCGATTACCTGGCGCTTGTCGGTGACAAGGTGGACAACGTGCCCGGCGTGCCGAGCGTGGGCGACAAGACGGCAAAGCGCCTGCTCTCGTCTTACGGTTCCATTGAGGGAATCTTGGAGCACGCCGACGAACAGACTCCGGCGCTGCGAAAAAAGCTGGGCGAGTTCGGCGCTCAGGCTCTCGAAACCCGAAAGCTGACGAAACTTCGCTGCGACGTGGACATGACCCAGTTTGAAAACCAGTCGGCCCAGCCGGACGAAAAGAGCTTTAACGCCGTGCTTGACGGGCTGGCGATTAACCACCGACTGGCCCGGCCGTTTTTTCCGACTCAGGCCGCATCCGAAGGGCAGGGAGCCGACGAACCGCAGGTCGACGACGTCGAAACGATCGTCCTGTACCCTGAGCCGGCCGAAGAAGTTCCGCTGACTACGCTGATTGGCGCGCCCCGGTTGGCCGTGGACGTGTCGGACGACGGGGAAACCGCCAGCGTCTGCGCGCCCGGCGGCCAGTGGTGGAGCGGACCGCTGGCCGAACTGAAAGGGGAGAGCGGCGTCCTGTCGCGCCGAAAAGTTTACTGTTCTGACTTGAAGCGGCTGTTCGGCCTGACCGGCCTTTCTGGCAGTTGGGACTTGAAGACAGCCCACTACCTTCTGCACCCTGACCTGACGGCTCACGGCCTGCCTGATTTGGCCGACGGGCTGCCGTTTGGCCCGGAGCGGACGCTGCGGCTGTTTCCCCTCGCCGAGGACTTGAACGAAAAAATTGAAAGCTACGGCATGACCGACCTGATGAAGACGGTCGACTTGCCCCTCCTTCCGGCCTTGGTCCGAATGGAGCAGGCGGGCGTCCACTTGGACGGCCCGGCGATGGTCGCGTTTACCGCTCAGCTGGAAGCGTCCCTCGACCGGGTGAGCGGCGAAATACTGACCTACGCCGGCGGGCCAATTAACTTGAACTCGCCCAAACAGGTGGGCGAACTGCTGTTTGAAAAACTCGGCCTGCCGGTCATCAAGCGAACCGCCCAGAAAGGGTACTCGACCGACGTGTCCGTATTGGAAACGCTCTGCCGGTCGGTCGGCGACATCTGCCCTGTGCCGGCGCTTCTGCTTGAGCACCGGGAGCTTTCAAAAATGCTGTCAGGCTTTGCCGTTCCCTTGGCTGCCGCGTCTCGGGACGGGCTGATTCACAGCACCTTCGAGGCCCAGACCACCGGAACGGGGCGGCTCAGCAGCCGGGATCCGAACCTGCAGAACCTGCCCAACTACAGCGAGTTGGGCGGACAGCTCTGTCGGTGCCTGACCGCCGGCCCGGGCGGCGTCTTCGTGGCGGCGGATTACTCCCAGATTGAACTGCGCGTGTTGGCTCACCTGAGCGGCGAGCGCCGCTTGCGGGAAATTTTTGAGGCCGGACGGGACATTCACACCGAAACGGCCGCGATGATCCTAGGCATCCCGGCAGACAGCGTCACCAAAGAACAGCGCCGGATGGCTAAAACCGTCACGTTCGGTCTGCTGTACGGCATGAGCGCCTTCGGGCTGGCAGATCGGCTGTCAGTCGGTCAAGCCGAAGCCCGAGGAATCATGGACGCCTACTTTGCCGCCCTTCCGGGCGTTCGGGAGTACGTGGACGCGACGGTTGCCGAGGCCCGACGGCGGGGATACAGCCAAACCGCCTATGGCCGGATTCGGCCCTTGGACGAAGTGGCGACGGGACGTCAGACCGATCGGGGGCACGCTCGCCGCGTGGCGATCAACTCGCCTGTGCAGGGGACCGCGGCCGATATCACCAAAATGGCTATGATCGCCGTCGACCGAGAGCTGACGGCCGCCGGGGTTCCGATGGTCCTGCAGGTTCACGACTCGATCGTCTGCCGGACGACGCCGGAGAACGCTGAATCGGTGGGGAAGAAACTCGCCGAACTCATGACCGGCGCGGTAAAACTCTCTGTGCCGCTGGCTGTGGAGACGAAAACGGGAAAAACTCTGGCTGACGTCTAA
- a CDS encoding SurA N-terminal domain-containing protein, producing MILTSLRTQIKWILVAFLVAFGLSIPLMYGVGRHDEKNKGVRDHVVASIDGREYKLSELHKAMQGFAERNNIKLTQENLPAVYQQTLDSLATQIALDKAIKERGIEPTEAQVNEQLKQLEVQYVTKEAFLANLRATGSSLEQVKANLAHDLAVRQLLTQESESATVDDQQVKSLYDLFVTMKQPMVYRPSGVEGHHAEFRTKEAAEAFLAAVKAGEDWKTAADKAGDNKIGSTDGKMTSFVSDTDVKERFPFLGTMKDGDYTLQQIADGDFLIFRRVGATTEKTLTFEEAQPQLKALALNQARMVKQQEFLTALKDKVKVEIIDPDVFPKPEAPKKETAAPATDASKAEPAKPAAPVAEAPKAEEPKPAEAPAVEAPKAEEAKPAEAPAAEAPKAEEAKPAEAPAVEAPKAEEAKPAEAPAAEAPKAEEAKPATAPAVEAPKAEEPKPTAAPAAEAPKAEEPKPAEAPAAEAPKAEEPKPAETPAVEAPKAEEAKPAEAPAVQAPKAEEAKPAEAPAVEVPKAGEAKPAEAPAVEAPKAEEAQPTESK from the coding sequence GTGATTCTCACTTCTCTTCGCACTCAGATTAAATGGATTCTGGTAGCGTTTCTTGTCGCGTTTGGCCTCTCGATCCCGCTCATGTACGGGGTGGGCAGGCATGATGAAAAGAACAAAGGCGTCCGGGATCACGTAGTAGCCAGCATTGACGGGCGCGAGTACAAACTGAGCGAGCTTCACAAAGCCATGCAGGGCTTCGCGGAGCGCAACAACATCAAGCTGACGCAGGAGAACCTGCCGGCTGTCTATCAGCAAACCTTGGACTCGCTGGCAACACAGATTGCCCTCGACAAAGCCATTAAAGAACGGGGCATTGAGCCGACGGAAGCTCAGGTCAACGAACAGCTGAAACAGCTTGAAGTCCAGTACGTCACCAAGGAAGCCTTCTTGGCGAACCTTCGAGCCACTGGTTCTTCTCTCGAACAGGTAAAGGCCAACTTGGCCCATGACTTGGCCGTCCGCCAGCTGCTGACGCAGGAGAGCGAGTCGGCGACCGTCGACGATCAGCAGGTAAAGAGCCTGTACGACCTGTTTGTTACCATGAAGCAGCCCATGGTCTACCGCCCGTCCGGCGTTGAGGGCCATCACGCCGAATTTAGGACCAAAGAGGCCGCCGAGGCGTTCCTCGCCGCTGTTAAAGCGGGTGAAGACTGGAAAACTGCCGCCGACAAGGCCGGCGACAACAAGATCGGTTCTACCGACGGCAAGATGACCAGCTTTGTGTCCGACACCGACGTCAAAGAGCGATTCCCGTTCCTTGGCACCATGAAGGACGGAGACTACACGCTTCAGCAGATTGCCGACGGCGATTTCTTGATCTTCCGCCGCGTCGGCGCAACGACAGAGAAAACTCTCACGTTTGAAGAGGCCCAGCCCCAGTTGAAAGCGCTGGCTCTGAATCAGGCCCGGATGGTTAAACAGCAGGAGTTCCTCACCGCCCTGAAAGACAAGGTTAAAGTTGAGATTATCGATCCGGACGTCTTCCCCAAACCGGAAGCGCCGAAAAAAGAAACGGCCGCCCCGGCGACAGATGCCTCAAAGGCTGAGCCGGCCAAGCCGGCGGCACCCGTGGCTGAGGCCCCGAAGGCTGAGGAACCCAAGCCCGCAGAGGCTCCGGCGGTTGAGGCACCGAAGGCCGAAGAGGCCAAGCCCGCAGAGGCTCCGGCGGCTGAAGCACCAAAGGCTGAGGAAGCCAAGCCCGCAGAGGCCCCGGCGGTAGAAGCTCCGAAGGCTGAGGAAGCTAAGCCCGCGGAGGCTCCGGCCGCTGAGGCACCAAAGGCCGAAGAGGCCAAGCCCGCAACAGCCCCCGCGGTTGAAGCGCCCAAGGCCGAGGAACCGAAGCCGACAGCAGCTCCGGCAGCTGAAGCGCCAAAGGCCGAAGAGCCCAAGCCCGCCGAAGCACCCGCGGCTGAAGCACCGAAGGCCGAAGAGCCCAAGCCTGCAGAGACCCCGGCGGTTGAGGCCCCGAAGGCTGAAGAGGCCAAGCCAGCGGAAGCCCCGGCAGTCCAAGCTCCGAAGGCCGAGGAAGCTAAGCCCGCAGAGGCTCCAGCAGTCGAAGTCCCGAAGGCTGGAGAGGCCAAGCCTGCAGAGGCTCCGGCAGTTGAAGCTCCGAAGGCTGAGGAAGCTCAGCCGACAGAATCTAAGTAA
- a CDS encoding helix-turn-helix domain-containing protein, which yields MRKARQTTQEERLEIVRYCLAKDNNYGATALKYNCSYQQVRNWVLRYESMGPAGLEDRRGRRIGTLPARTPEEKQRDRIAELERKNRDLQMENDLLKKIRELEMKDRSL from the coding sequence ATGAGAAAAGCCAGACAGACAACCCAGGAAGAACGCCTTGAAATCGTACGGTACTGCCTTGCTAAGGATAATAATTATGGAGCGACGGCGCTGAAATATAACTGTTCCTATCAGCAGGTGCGCAACTGGGTGCTCCGTTATGAGAGCATGGGCCCCGCCGGCCTTGAAGACCGTCGTGGACGGCGGATTGGAACCCTGCCAGCCCGGACACCAGAGGAAAAGCAGCGTGACAGGATTGCAGAACTGGAACGCAAGAACCGCGACCTTCAGATGGAGAACGACCTGTTAAAAAAAATCAGAGAGTTAGAGATGAAAGATCGCTCTCTCTGA
- a CDS encoding IS3 family transposase → MTEAKHYPLQKLCQCQRLSRSAYYRWLKGPVSFSEKYNTELSEKIKAIHENHPDMGYRRIRDELERNHGIAENDKRVLRICRGERIQSTIKWRPKSCTRSSQDPAHIAKNYLNRDFHADAPNEKWLTDVTEFKYYVGGNAHKVYLSAILDLYDRRIVAYKIGEHNDNPLVMSTFDEAVEREPEAHPLFHSDRGFQYTSKQFSGRLKRNRMKQSMSRVAHCIDNGPMEGFWGILKREMYYRKRFTSKMDLVKTIESYIRYYNTERFQRKLNLMTPAECHASFYTAA, encoded by the coding sequence CTGACTGAAGCCAAGCACTACCCCCTGCAAAAGCTCTGTCAGTGCCAGCGGCTTTCGCGCAGCGCGTATTATCGCTGGCTTAAAGGTCCTGTCAGCTTCAGTGAGAAGTACAATACCGAGCTCTCCGAGAAGATCAAGGCCATTCATGAGAACCATCCGGATATGGGTTACCGGCGAATCAGGGACGAACTGGAAAGGAATCACGGCATCGCAGAGAACGATAAGCGGGTACTCAGGATCTGTCGCGGAGAGCGTATTCAATCCACGATCAAGTGGAGGCCAAAGAGCTGCACCAGAAGCAGCCAAGACCCTGCACATATCGCCAAAAACTATCTCAACCGTGACTTTCACGCAGACGCACCGAACGAGAAATGGCTGACGGATGTCACTGAGTTCAAGTATTACGTCGGGGGGAACGCTCACAAAGTATATCTGAGTGCCATACTGGATCTCTATGATCGCAGGATCGTGGCATATAAAATCGGCGAGCATAATGACAATCCGCTGGTTATGAGCACGTTTGATGAAGCTGTAGAGCGTGAGCCCGAGGCACATCCATTGTTTCACAGTGACCGAGGCTTCCAGTACACGAGCAAACAGTTCTCGGGGAGACTAAAGAGAAACCGAATGAAGCAGAGCATGTCCAGAGTAGCCCATTGCATTGACAATGGGCCTATGGAAGGCTTCTGGGGGATCCTGAAGCGTGAAATGTACTACAGGAAACGCTTCACCTCAAAGATGGATCTGGTGAAGACCATAGAGTCATACATCAGGTATTACAACACAGAGCGGTTCCAACGGAAACTGAATCTGATGACACCTGCCGAATGCCATGCAAGCTTCTATACTGCGGCGTAA